The following are from one region of the Streptomyces tuirus genome:
- a CDS encoding Eco57I restriction-modification methylase domain-containing protein produces the protein MTVVAFEAIVNRNEYISAHYLAEVFSKDLVDLRKRWTAADRAGQPTSRAGMRNLGREYFKAKVRITEKGDFDGSDLRRLNDALLAALAYTRPDGEQPQRDDDTRIRIQRGVFEVMHADKVREVPVALAVKGPGGVELVALDVTWNTNADLVVSDVQDDGSELLTPIALVGKHRITSAADAVTFLFGCDDAYTPRFVLLLAGGAVLLADRTAWHEGRFLGVSIDAALDRNLTGDGGELEAVSALFGAESLLTEGGVAGILDNLVDNGRKHAVGVSKALREGLRQSVELIAQEILDQIHDHPADPGELGDSAELATRLTRESLRYLYRILFLLYAEARPELGILPSKDDAYQDGYGLGRLGELVSYDLPEESRDRYHFYESLDLLFRLVDQGHRALEDREQDDREKLDADGIRFESLRSDLFKADATPLIGTVRIDGEKVDTRLRNKVLWQVLNLLMLSRGKNGKGFISYAQLGINQLGAVYEGLMSYTGFFAAEDLYEVVKPDADALAGTWVVPQSEADNYDDEVFVKRRDPITGAWRRVEHKKGSFVYRLSGRERQRSASYYTPEVLTRSTVKHALAELLDQDGETTAARDILDLTVCEPALGSGAFLNEAINQLAAEYLKRRMAELSAERGQEVQLPPDQYEAELQKVKAYLALHNSYGVDLNQTAVELAEVSLWLNAMHEGLKAPWFGLHLRRGNSLIGARRAVYKKEVLKRKAWLTTVPTDRPLREGVEDGALRVGEEIHHFLLPAKGWGAVAEAKQARELVPDERDQLAEWRKKVAAPPSVTQTKRLLALSTRVERLWELTKRRLVVSEAEVRRDIDVWEVDEERPLPRSSGAVSREQVEQALQQPDAPRGRLKLVMDAWCSFWFWPVGQPNTPEPPTFEEWLEFCEAVLGVPPAKVKAKSLKSGSNRAGLEDRLGLFGDTGAFEQLAIDDELDRTMNQCADMLTVTLRFPWLSEVDAIARREGFFHWGLEFAHIFERGGFDLQVGNPPWHQPKWDDPLALAEYDPWFILDGAPMDVFSERRLRILRNENDRKRYLSDLNSWAGMNAHLGSPVEHPILAGYQNNLYLNFMEQAWRNGHPCGVSGLIHPDTHFKNPKGGSLRAAAYRRLRRHFQFRNELELFEIMHTRDYGIYVYAAPSDVGFISMSGLFHPATAEKSLEHDGSGEVPGRRFESGGWDLRAHSKRAVHVTLDMLRSWADLIEDSGVPALHARMLRPLTVDENDAIRQLSLFPERLGKTFWWTSSVREDGPVLRRTHIPESWEEVILQGPHFGVATPFARQPNENCKSKGDYSPWSLEDLPETVIPRTNYVRDCEPDVFELHTGTWDGRSSREFFRLAWRRMVDPATERTLNAAIIPPGPTHTDGTCTMALSSERGTVAASGLWASIVFDYFVKVVGKRNLSDDLVSLFPAPHSHPLSVPLLLRALRLNCLIREYSPLWERLFDAKWLKDRWTSSENRGKQIGAVERTWSVGTPLRTEFERRRALVEIDALAAIMLGLSAEQLCAMYRSQFDTLRMYEWESFFAPDGHKVADTAHAYNVGIRQTPEETEFAKAWVKAARAGDSAPEVPEGWVKPDREAEMTRAHADFTARLLAGEYGDYAAYAAEHGDHGNLLGKAETEQAPSDVPAESR, from the coding sequence GTGACTGTCGTGGCATTCGAAGCGATCGTCAACCGCAATGAGTACATCTCCGCCCACTATCTTGCCGAGGTCTTCTCCAAGGACCTCGTCGACCTGCGCAAGCGCTGGACGGCGGCTGACCGGGCAGGACAACCCACCTCACGCGCAGGTATGAGGAACCTGGGCCGCGAATACTTCAAGGCCAAGGTCCGCATCACCGAGAAGGGCGACTTCGACGGCTCCGACCTGCGCAGGCTCAACGACGCCCTGCTCGCCGCCCTCGCCTACACTCGCCCCGATGGCGAGCAGCCCCAGCGCGACGACGACACCCGTATCAGGATCCAGCGCGGCGTATTCGAGGTCATGCACGCCGATAAGGTCCGCGAAGTGCCGGTCGCCCTCGCCGTGAAGGGACCTGGTGGCGTTGAACTCGTTGCCCTGGACGTCACATGGAACACCAATGCCGACCTTGTCGTCTCCGACGTACAGGACGACGGATCCGAACTCCTCACCCCTATCGCGCTGGTCGGCAAACACCGGATCACCAGCGCGGCGGACGCCGTCACCTTCCTCTTCGGCTGTGACGACGCCTACACGCCGCGGTTCGTACTGCTCCTCGCTGGCGGTGCCGTGCTGCTCGCCGACCGCACCGCATGGCACGAGGGCCGGTTCCTCGGCGTCAGCATCGACGCCGCGCTCGACCGCAACCTGACTGGCGACGGTGGGGAACTGGAAGCCGTCTCCGCCCTGTTCGGCGCCGAGTCCCTGCTGACGGAAGGGGGCGTGGCAGGAATCCTTGACAACTTGGTCGACAACGGCCGCAAGCACGCGGTCGGGGTATCCAAGGCATTGCGAGAGGGCCTGCGCCAGTCCGTCGAGCTGATTGCCCAGGAAATTTTGGATCAGATCCACGATCACCCTGCTGACCCAGGCGAACTCGGCGACAGCGCCGAACTGGCAACCCGACTCACCCGCGAGTCACTGCGCTACCTTTACCGAATCCTGTTCCTCCTGTATGCCGAGGCCCGCCCGGAACTGGGCATCCTGCCCAGCAAAGACGACGCATATCAGGATGGTTACGGTCTCGGCCGCCTGGGTGAGTTGGTCTCTTACGACTTGCCCGAGGAATCTCGCGACAGGTACCACTTCTACGAGTCACTGGACCTGCTGTTCCGCCTCGTCGACCAAGGTCACCGAGCCCTGGAGGACCGCGAGCAGGACGACCGCGAAAAGCTCGACGCCGACGGCATCCGCTTCGAGTCGCTGCGCAGTGACCTGTTCAAAGCCGACGCCACCCCACTGATCGGCACGGTACGTATCGACGGGGAGAAAGTCGATACCCGGCTGCGCAACAAAGTGCTGTGGCAGGTACTGAACCTGCTCATGCTCAGTCGCGGCAAGAACGGCAAGGGCTTCATCTCGTATGCCCAGCTCGGCATCAACCAGCTCGGCGCGGTATACGAGGGACTCATGTCCTACACCGGCTTCTTCGCGGCCGAGGACCTGTACGAGGTAGTCAAACCCGACGCGGACGCACTGGCGGGCACGTGGGTTGTCCCCCAGAGCGAAGCCGACAACTACGACGACGAGGTATTTGTTAAGCGCCGCGACCCAATTACGGGTGCGTGGAGGCGTGTCGAACACAAGAAGGGCTCGTTCGTCTATCGCCTCTCGGGCCGCGAGCGCCAGCGTTCCGCCTCGTACTACACCCCCGAAGTACTCACCCGCAGCACGGTCAAGCATGCCCTGGCCGAACTCCTCGACCAAGACGGCGAGACCACCGCTGCCAGGGATATCCTCGACCTGACCGTGTGCGAGCCGGCCCTCGGCTCGGGGGCCTTCCTCAACGAGGCCATCAACCAGCTCGCGGCCGAGTACCTGAAGCGCCGCATGGCCGAGCTATCCGCCGAGCGTGGCCAGGAGGTGCAGCTGCCGCCGGACCAGTACGAGGCGGAGCTGCAGAAGGTCAAGGCGTACCTGGCTCTCCACAACTCCTACGGCGTGGACCTCAACCAGACCGCCGTCGAATTGGCTGAGGTGTCGCTGTGGCTCAACGCGATGCATGAGGGCCTAAAGGCTCCGTGGTTTGGCCTGCACCTGCGACGCGGCAACTCCCTAATCGGCGCCCGACGCGCGGTGTACAAGAAGGAAGTGCTGAAGCGGAAGGCATGGCTGACCACAGTGCCGACCGATCGGCCGCTCCGAGAGGGAGTTGAGGACGGTGCCCTACGTGTAGGCGAGGAGATCCACCACTTCCTCCTTCCAGCGAAAGGCTGGGGCGCGGTCGCGGAAGCCAAGCAGGCAAGGGAACTGGTTCCGGACGAGCGCGACCAACTTGCTGAGTGGCGCAAGAAGGTGGCGGCCCCTCCATCGGTGACGCAGACAAAGCGGTTGCTGGCTCTCTCGACGCGCGTCGAGAGACTGTGGGAGCTAACCAAGCGTCGACTTGTTGTGTCGGAGGCCGAGGTCCGCCGGGACATCGACGTCTGGGAAGTCGACGAGGAGCGACCTCTGCCGCGGTCATCGGGCGCCGTCTCACGCGAGCAGGTCGAGCAGGCACTCCAGCAGCCGGACGCTCCGCGTGGGCGGCTGAAGCTGGTCATGGACGCATGGTGTTCGTTCTGGTTCTGGCCCGTGGGGCAACCGAACACGCCTGAACCGCCCACCTTTGAGGAATGGCTGGAGTTCTGTGAGGCTGTCCTTGGTGTGCCTCCCGCCAAAGTGAAAGCCAAGTCGCTCAAGTCTGGTTCCAACAGAGCAGGGCTCGAAGACAGGCTTGGGCTCTTCGGCGATACCGGGGCCTTCGAGCAACTCGCCATCGATGACGAACTGGACCGCACAATGAACCAATGTGCGGACATGCTGACAGTGACGCTTCGCTTCCCATGGCTCAGCGAGGTAGATGCGATCGCCCGCCGCGAAGGGTTTTTCCATTGGGGCCTGGAATTTGCCCATATCTTTGAACGTGGAGGCTTTGACCTGCAGGTTGGGAATCCACCATGGCATCAGCCGAAGTGGGACGACCCTCTTGCTCTTGCTGAGTACGACCCGTGGTTTATCCTGGACGGCGCTCCTATGGATGTGTTCTCTGAGCGTCGTTTGAGAATCTTGAGGAATGAAAACGATCGCAAGAGGTACCTGTCCGACTTGAATTCGTGGGCTGGCATGAACGCCCATCTGGGTTCCCCCGTGGAGCATCCAATTCTTGCCGGGTATCAAAACAATCTATACCTCAACTTCATGGAACAAGCCTGGCGTAATGGGCACCCTTGCGGGGTTTCCGGGTTGATTCACCCAGACACTCATTTCAAGAACCCGAAGGGTGGTTCGCTTCGCGCCGCGGCGTACCGTAGATTGCGAAGGCATTTCCAGTTCCGAAATGAGTTGGAGCTCTTCGAGATCATGCATACGCGGGATTACGGTATCTATGTGTATGCTGCTCCGTCTGATGTGGGCTTCATTAGCATGTCTGGGCTCTTTCATCCAGCGACGGCTGAGAAGTCGTTGGAGCATGACGGAAGCGGGGAGGTTCCAGGGCGGAGATTTGAATCTGGCGGCTGGGACTTGCGTGCTCACTCCAAGAGGGCTGTGCATGTTACTCTCGACATGCTCAGGTCTTGGGCCGATCTTATCGAGGATAGTGGAGTGCCGGCACTCCATGCGCGCATGCTGCGTCCCCTTACTGTCGATGAGAATGATGCTATCCGGCAGCTTTCACTCTTCCCTGAGCGGCTTGGTAAGACATTCTGGTGGACCTCATCCGTTCGGGAAGATGGCCCCGTTCTGCGGCGTACTCATATTCCGGAATCATGGGAAGAAGTTATTCTGCAAGGGCCGCATTTTGGTGTAGCGACCCCCTTCGCCAGACAGCCCAACGAGAACTGTAAGAGCAAGGGGGATTATTCACCTTGGTCGCTTGAAGATCTCCCGGAAACCGTAATTCCGCGAACGAACTATGTGCGGGACTGTGAGCCTGATGTATTCGAGTTGCATACGGGAACTTGGGACGGCCGCAGCTCAAGGGAATTCTTCCGTCTGGCGTGGCGGCGGATGGTGGACCCTGCCACAGAGAGAACGCTGAATGCAGCAATTATTCCTCCGGGGCCTACGCACACAGACGGCACGTGCACGATGGCACTAAGCTCCGAAAGGGGTACGGTCGCTGCCTCCGGTCTATGGGCAAGTATCGTATTTGACTATTTCGTCAAGGTGGTGGGCAAGAGAAATCTGTCAGATGACCTTGTCAGTCTATTCCCTGCGCCGCACTCACATCCGTTGTCTGTGCCGCTCTTGCTCCGAGCGCTTCGGCTCAACTGTCTGATCCGCGAGTACTCACCGCTTTGGGAAAGACTATTCGATGCAAAGTGGCTTAAGGACCGGTGGACTTCCTCGGAGAATCGGGGGAAGCAGATTGGAGCTGTTGAGCGGACGTGGTCTGTGGGCACGCCGCTGCGTACAGAATTTGAGCGCAGGCGAGCTCTTGTTGAAATCGACGCTCTCGCTGCCATTATGCTTGGCCTAAGCGCGGAGCAGCTCTGCGCGATGTACCGTTCGCAGTTCGACACCCTTCGCATGTACGAGTGGGAGAGCTTCTTTGCGCCGGACGGTCACAAGGTTGCGGATACAGCACATGCCTATAACGTCGGTATCCGGCAGACTCCCGAAGAAACAGAATTTGCGAAGGCGTGGGTCAAGGCTGCCCGCGCTGGAGATTCGGCTCCCGAAGTGCCCGAGGGCTGGGTGAAGCCTGACCGTGAGGCCGAGATGACCCGGGCACATGCAGACTTCACGGCCCGGTTGCTTGCTGGTGAGTATGGGGACTATGCCGCGTATGCCGCTGAGCACGGGGATCACGGAAACCTCCTCGGCAAGGCCGAAACCGAGCAGGCTCCTTCCGACGTTCCAGCAGAAAGCAGGTAA
- a CDS encoding DEAD/DEAH box helicase, which translates to MTSDAGTAKFAAGMQVRARDEDWLVVEASDTAQDGTRLDVRGISPLVRDQRAVFFAHPSLDKVTPLRPEDTDLVVDTSPECRRSRLFIDALIRKTPLPLSEQRLATVGTHLVDDLAYQREPARAALRGLRPRLLIADAVGLGKTLEVGLLLSELIRRGRGERILVVTPKAILEQFQHELWTRFAIPLVRLDSSGIERIRRNIPAGRNPFSYYKRAIISIDTLRSDRWRSHLMQVNWDAVVIDESHKLINKGTKNNRLAGLLAPRTDALILASATPHNGERESFGELLSLLDPTAIPDTSDYDETQLDHLYVRRHKMSPDVSAEIGHRWATRKKPVAFDCPASDAEQRIFEELYDVWISPGEGRSAPVSGKGARLFPYTLLKAFLSSHEALAETVDNRIKAIDKDAAEHPENKKRRAPERAALVRLGELAVEATVQEAAKFRRLVQELKAMCVGPGADTRVVIFSERRKTLKMLHEALPGALGFEASSDNRLGAIRQLHGGLPDDEQQRTVKEFSLADSELRVLLTGDIASEGVNLHRQCHQMIHYDLPWSLITIEQRNGRIDRYGQQTSPEIRALLLVRQDEDPDVPSADRLVSRRLLEREDEVHRTLGEAASILGLRDEDAEEIAIKTGLADGKAFDAIVPAQPVDPFNLFMAHHTVDGSGEHYRVPQLFASTRAFVEEALDEVYDNNPQAKIGKQWGEDHPEMLSFAPDRELQRRLLVLPQTYLDERGVLDELRVTFDPAFAQQRLDRARELSGERPKGAINKQTRRETSGWPDVSYVTDQHPLVEWLTDKVLVRLTRNTAPVITADVDGPKFLMQGMYSNAKGHPTVLAWSCVSRLEYGAPEFDDDLVKVLNRAGVEPGMLNRPFTGDLGALRDLVPDAVAATRRHLDKLRAIQEEPLIERLVEYEKRLQTWRKASETAFEQLTLGVRREDAEQRVENTAIEVEQLLMELATQGEAMVRVIGVLVPATGIGEKKGA; encoded by the coding sequence GTGACCAGTGACGCAGGCACCGCCAAGTTCGCCGCGGGCATGCAGGTCCGCGCGCGGGACGAGGACTGGCTGGTCGTCGAGGCGTCCGATACGGCGCAGGACGGTACGCGGTTGGATGTCCGCGGGATCTCTCCGCTCGTGCGCGATCAGCGGGCCGTCTTCTTCGCTCACCCGTCGCTGGACAAGGTCACGCCCCTCCGCCCGGAGGACACCGACCTCGTCGTCGACACCTCTCCTGAGTGCCGGCGCTCCCGTCTGTTCATCGATGCCCTGATCCGTAAGACCCCGCTGCCGTTGTCCGAGCAGCGGCTCGCTACCGTCGGCACTCATCTCGTCGATGACCTCGCCTATCAGCGGGAGCCTGCCCGGGCGGCATTGCGCGGCTTGCGGCCGAGGCTGCTCATCGCCGACGCGGTCGGCTTGGGCAAGACACTCGAGGTCGGCCTGCTGCTGTCGGAGCTCATCCGGCGGGGCCGGGGCGAGCGCATCCTCGTGGTGACGCCCAAAGCCATCCTGGAGCAGTTCCAACACGAGCTCTGGACGCGCTTCGCTATCCCTCTCGTACGTCTGGACTCGAGCGGCATCGAACGAATCCGACGGAACATCCCGGCCGGCCGGAACCCTTTCTCGTACTACAAGCGCGCGATCATCTCCATCGATACCCTGCGATCGGATCGCTGGCGCAGCCACCTCATGCAGGTCAACTGGGATGCCGTCGTGATCGACGAGTCCCACAAGCTGATCAACAAGGGTACGAAGAACAACCGGCTCGCGGGGCTGCTCGCCCCGCGGACCGACGCCTTGATCCTGGCCAGTGCCACGCCGCACAACGGTGAACGGGAGTCGTTCGGCGAGCTGCTGAGCCTGCTGGACCCGACCGCCATCCCCGACACCAGCGACTACGACGAGACCCAGCTCGACCACCTATACGTCCGGCGGCACAAGATGTCCCCGGATGTGTCCGCGGAGATCGGCCACAGGTGGGCCACCCGCAAGAAGCCCGTGGCCTTCGACTGCCCCGCCAGCGATGCCGAGCAGAGGATCTTCGAGGAGCTGTACGACGTCTGGATCAGCCCTGGGGAGGGACGGTCGGCTCCGGTGAGCGGCAAGGGCGCCCGTCTGTTCCCATACACGCTTCTGAAAGCATTCCTGTCCTCGCATGAGGCCTTGGCCGAGACCGTGGACAACCGGATCAAGGCCATCGATAAGGACGCTGCGGAGCACCCGGAGAACAAGAAGAGGCGTGCCCCTGAGCGGGCGGCACTCGTACGGCTCGGCGAGCTGGCTGTTGAGGCGACCGTGCAGGAGGCCGCCAAGTTCCGCCGCCTGGTCCAAGAGCTGAAGGCCATGTGTGTCGGACCAGGTGCCGACACGCGTGTCGTCATCTTCTCCGAGCGCCGGAAGACCTTGAAGATGCTCCACGAGGCTCTGCCCGGTGCGCTGGGCTTCGAGGCAAGCTCGGACAATCGGCTCGGCGCGATCCGGCAGCTTCACGGTGGGTTGCCCGATGACGAACAGCAGCGCACTGTCAAGGAGTTCAGCCTGGCTGACAGCGAGCTGCGGGTCCTACTCACGGGTGACATCGCCTCCGAGGGTGTCAACCTGCATCGCCAGTGCCACCAGATGATCCACTACGACTTGCCCTGGTCGCTGATCACGATTGAGCAGCGCAACGGTCGTATCGACCGCTACGGACAGCAGACGTCCCCGGAAATCCGTGCCCTGCTGCTGGTCCGCCAGGATGAGGACCCGGATGTCCCATCTGCTGACCGGCTCGTCTCCCGCCGCCTGCTGGAGCGCGAGGACGAGGTCCACCGCACCCTGGGCGAGGCCGCCTCCATCCTCGGCCTGCGTGACGAGGACGCAGAGGAGATCGCGATCAAGACGGGGCTCGCGGACGGGAAGGCGTTCGACGCGATCGTCCCAGCACAGCCCGTCGATCCCTTCAACCTCTTCATGGCCCACCACACGGTCGACGGATCGGGAGAGCACTACCGCGTCCCCCAGCTGTTCGCCTCGACCCGTGCCTTCGTGGAGGAGGCACTGGACGAGGTGTACGACAACAATCCCCAGGCGAAGATCGGCAAGCAGTGGGGCGAGGACCATCCTGAGATGCTCTCGTTCGCCCCCGATCGTGAACTGCAGCGGAGGCTCCTCGTCCTCCCGCAGACCTATCTGGACGAACGTGGAGTGCTTGACGAACTGCGGGTCACCTTCGACCCGGCGTTCGCCCAGCAGCGTCTGGATCGTGCCCGGGAACTGAGCGGTGAACGACCCAAGGGCGCGATCAACAAGCAGACGCGGCGCGAGACATCTGGGTGGCCTGACGTCAGCTACGTGACCGACCAGCATCCGCTGGTGGAGTGGCTCACCGACAAGGTCCTGGTTCGGCTCACCCGGAACACCGCACCGGTCATCACTGCAGATGTCGACGGTCCCAAGTTTCTAATGCAGGGCATGTACTCCAACGCCAAGGGCCACCCGACGGTCCTTGCCTGGTCGTGCGTGAGCAGGCTGGAGTACGGAGCCCCCGAATTCGACGACGACCTGGTCAAGGTGCTGAACCGAGCCGGAGTGGAGCCGGGCATGCTCAACCGGCCCTTCACCGGGGACCTCGGTGCTCTGCGCGATCTGGTGCCGGACGCGGTCGCGGCCACCCGCCGGCACCTGGACAAGCTGCGCGCCATCCAGGAAGAACCCCTCATCGAGAGGCTAGTGGAGTACGAAAAGCGCCTGCAGACCTGGCGCAAGGCGAGCGAAACGGCCTTTGAACAGCTCACCCTGGGAGTCCGGCGCGAGGACGCAGAACAGCGCGTGGAGAACACCGCCATAGAGGTCGAGCAACTGCTCATGGAGCTGGCCACGCAGGGCGAGGCCATGGTCCGGGTGATCGGGGTCCTCGTCCCGGCCACCGGCATCGGCGAGAAGAAGGGCGCGTGA
- a CDS encoding serine/threonine-protein kinase, whose product MVFEPLRDSDPREIAGFRLAGRLGQGAMGVVYLGYRSPRPVAIKVVKSALADDPYFRQRFAQELEAIRRVGGFHTAALVAADPAAEQPWIATEYIHAPSLEMLLNQHGPVSELGAWWLAASLSEALIHIHSVRLLHRDLKPSNVLVTQQGTRVIDFGVSHVGGATGLTSGDSALGTLAYMAPEQAMDSRKASEAADVFSLAATLVHAATGHPPFYAHMAAQRTLQNVQPDLSGLPESLRDLVVSGLAYSPEDRPTAHTVLEAAMDRLLEQAVPVNGDMDPPLPDAFLTDVLQVAKGAPPSPPPVVEPDPEAVVEGPEAPVPSPEPAVAGASSGGGEPWADRWRGKIRDRRSDFGG is encoded by the coding sequence ATGGTGTTCGAGCCGCTGAGAGACAGTGACCCCCGTGAGATCGCTGGCTTCCGCTTGGCGGGGCGGCTCGGCCAGGGAGCGATGGGCGTCGTCTACCTCGGTTACCGGAGTCCCCGGCCGGTGGCGATCAAGGTCGTGAAGTCGGCGTTGGCCGACGATCCATACTTCCGCCAACGCTTCGCTCAGGAGCTGGAGGCGATCCGGCGTGTCGGGGGATTCCACACCGCCGCGCTCGTGGCCGCTGATCCAGCTGCCGAGCAACCGTGGATCGCGACGGAGTACATCCACGCGCCGTCGCTCGAAATGTTGCTGAACCAGCACGGGCCGGTGAGTGAGCTCGGTGCATGGTGGCTGGCCGCGAGCCTCTCCGAGGCCCTCATCCACATCCACTCCGTCCGGCTGCTGCATCGTGATCTGAAACCGAGCAATGTGCTGGTCACCCAGCAGGGTACCCGCGTGATCGATTTCGGGGTCAGCCATGTCGGCGGCGCGACCGGGCTCACCTCTGGCGACTCGGCGCTCGGCACACTCGCGTACATGGCTCCGGAGCAGGCCATGGACTCGCGGAAGGCGAGCGAGGCCGCGGACGTATTCAGCCTGGCCGCGACTCTGGTGCACGCGGCCACGGGGCATCCTCCCTTTTACGCTCACATGGCGGCGCAACGGACCCTGCAGAACGTCCAACCGGACCTTTCGGGCTTACCCGAGAGTCTGCGGGATCTCGTTGTCAGTGGCCTCGCCTACTCTCCTGAGGACCGGCCCACGGCCCACACCGTGCTGGAGGCGGCGATGGACCGGCTCCTGGAGCAGGCAGTGCCGGTAAATGGGGACATGGATCCGCCGCTGCCCGACGCGTTCCTCACGGATGTGTTGCAGGTGGCAAAGGGGGCGCCTCCTTCGCCACCGCCGGTGGTGGAGCCGGATCCCGAGGCGGTTGTGGAGGGGCCAGAAGCTCCCGTGCCGTCCCCGGAACCGGCTGTTGCGGGGGCATCCAGCGGCGGGGGAGAACCGTGGGCTGACCGCTGGCGCGGGAAGATCCGCGACCGCCGGTCCGACTTCGGCGGGTGA
- a CDS encoding DUF433 domain-containing protein → MAAALSGATVGQLRTWRQDRGNGPILRPELATKPALYSFRDVLALRAFAILRQDVSLQKIRKALATLKGFGEIEHLSSYSLVADGDSIVLVGDDHATDLVKHPGQRVIATMADILQEFAPRAGVVVPHLLRPKHHVTVDPDTQGGQPVITGTRVPFDAVAELVEDGIPPEKIADYYPGVTADAARDAVSFALYVDSYSPGPRAA, encoded by the coding sequence ATGGCTGCCGCTCTTTCCGGAGCCACAGTCGGGCAACTGCGCACGTGGCGGCAAGACCGTGGAAACGGGCCAATCCTCCGCCCTGAACTGGCCACCAAGCCAGCCCTGTACTCGTTCCGTGACGTGCTCGCGCTACGAGCGTTCGCAATCCTCCGCCAGGACGTGTCGCTCCAGAAGATCCGCAAAGCCCTGGCCACGCTGAAGGGGTTCGGAGAAATCGAGCACCTGTCGAGCTATTCCCTGGTGGCCGACGGCGACTCGATCGTCCTCGTAGGCGACGACCACGCCACCGACCTCGTCAAGCACCCAGGGCAGCGGGTTATCGCCACCATGGCCGACATCCTCCAGGAGTTCGCACCTCGCGCCGGCGTCGTGGTTCCCCACCTTCTGCGACCCAAGCACCACGTCACTGTTGACCCTGACACACAAGGTGGGCAGCCGGTCATCACCGGCACCCGTGTCCCCTTCGACGCCGTCGCAGAACTGGTGGAGGACGGCATCCCTCCCGAGAAGATCGCCGATTACTACCCTGGCGTGACAGCGGACGCTGCCCGTGACGCGGTCTCGTTTGCCCTCTACGTTGACAGCTACAGCCCGGGACCGCGCGCTGCCTGA
- a CDS encoding PIN-like domain-containing protein has translation MRILIDENVPVQMLEVLRWLLPEHEVRHVSEIKWAGKKDLALLPDAARKGFEAFLTKDGRQLEDPSETAAIKKSSMHHIRFSQGQKGMVGLGLAMGAVIAAIPLVVRELDTADGQQLVHIKGLNPGGKHRFDLVNPSKSPPRYWPR, from the coding sequence ATGCGAATCCTCATCGACGAAAACGTCCCGGTGCAGATGTTGGAAGTGCTCAGATGGCTACTGCCTGAGCACGAGGTGCGTCACGTCAGTGAGATCAAGTGGGCTGGAAAGAAGGATCTCGCGCTTCTCCCTGACGCAGCGAGGAAGGGCTTCGAGGCCTTCCTTACCAAGGACGGACGCCAGCTGGAGGATCCGTCGGAGACTGCCGCCATCAAGAAGTCCAGCATGCACCACATCCGGTTCAGTCAGGGACAGAAAGGCATGGTGGGGCTTGGCCTGGCGATGGGCGCCGTGATCGCAGCGATACCCCTGGTTGTTCGTGAACTCGACACAGCAGATGGCCAGCAACTGGTCCACATCAAGGGTCTGAACCCAGGGGGCAAGCACCGCTTCGACCTTGTGAATCCATCCAAGTCCCCGCCGCGCTATTGGCCGCGCTAG
- a CDS encoding serine protease, with product MRRRLARALVLPLVLAAAVPALAMGSSAPVAADSVVIGGFPVEASQSPWTVALSSRDRFGGTRAGQFCGGVAVGRSTVLTAAHCLDEDVLGGPPERVRDLKVIAGRTDLLSGSGGQEVAVRRTWVNPAYDGVSNAGDFAVLTLAEPLQGDPVIGMAAEGDPAYTAGETATVYGWGDTSGAGEYPDSLRAARVRVLPDALCEEAYPGGSEGTYDPRSMLCAGEAEGGRDACQGDSGGPLVAQGRLIGLVSWGIGCGRAGNPGVYMRVSDIMRTLGWAPASGGA from the coding sequence ATGCGTCGTCGTCTGGCACGAGCTCTGGTCCTGCCGCTGGTCCTGGCAGCCGCGGTACCGGCCCTGGCAATGGGTTCCAGTGCCCCTGTGGCCGCCGACAGTGTGGTCATAGGTGGCTTTCCCGTCGAGGCGTCCCAGAGCCCGTGGACGGTGGCCCTGTCCAGTCGTGACCGGTTCGGGGGTACGCGTGCCGGGCAGTTCTGCGGAGGCGTGGCGGTCGGTCGCTCGACCGTGCTGACCGCGGCCCACTGCCTGGACGAGGACGTCCTGGGAGGGCCGCCCGAGCGGGTACGTGACCTCAAGGTCATAGCCGGACGCACAGACCTGCTCTCGGGCAGCGGCGGCCAAGAGGTCGCCGTGCGCCGCACGTGGGTGAACCCGGCCTACGACGGTGTCAGCAATGCCGGGGACTTCGCCGTGCTCACCCTGGCCGAACCCCTTCAGGGCGACCCGGTCATCGGCATGGCAGCCGAGGGTGATCCGGCGTACACGGCGGGTGAGACGGCCACGGTGTACGGATGGGGCGACACCTCGGGTGCCGGTGAGTACCCCGACAGCCTGCGGGCGGCGCGGGTGCGGGTGCTCCCCGACGCGCTGTGCGAGGAGGCGTACCCGGGCGGCTCGGAAGGCACCTACGACCCCAGGAGCATGCTGTGTGCCGGGGAGGCCGAGGGGGGTCGCGACGCCTGTCAGGGGGACAGCGGAGGGCCGCTGGTGGCCCAGGGGCGCCTGATCGGGCTCGTTTCCTGGGGGATCGGCTGCGGTCGGGCCGGCAACCCCGGGGTCTACATGCGGGTGTCCGACATCATGCGCACACTCGGCTGGGCGCCGGCCTCGGGGGGTGCGTGA